A stretch of DNA from Sphingomonas ginkgonis:
CGGCGGGCGAGACCTGCGCGCCCGGGATGCCGAAATGGGCAAGCCAGAACTGCGCACCGGGGAGGTTGAGCCGCTTGGCGACGGCGATCAGCGCCGGCTGGTCGGCCGGGCTGCCGATCATCGCCTGGTGGCGGAGATGGGCCTCGGCCAGCGAATATTCGCCCATGCCCGCGAGCAGCACGGCGCGCTGAACGTTGGGCAGGTTGTCGACCCGGGCGTTCGACTGGCTAGTCGAGGGCGAGAGATTCGTCGCCATGCCGAGCGTGCGCCGGGCGACGAGGCCGTAAAAGCTCTCGCTGCTCGCTGCCGCGCTCTTCAGCAGTCCTTCGACCGCCTGCGGCCGGCGGCACGCCATCTCGCTGCGGGACGCCCAGTAGCTGCCCGCCGCCGCCATCTCGCGGTCGGTCGAGAGCCTGGCGACGTCGCGGAAGGCGAGGCTCGCGCTGTTGCAGTCGTTCTGACGCCATGACGCCAGTCCGGACACCCAGGCCGCCTGCACGCCCCACTCGCCGGTCGCCCCGTAGCGCCCGGCGTCGGCGACGCGCTTGGCCTGCGCATCCTGACCGATGACATAGTAGATCCAGGCGATCCGCTGCGACGCCTCGGCCCGAGCCTCGTAGCTGAGCGTCGGCATCGCCGCGTTGTAGGCCTGCTCGGCGTTGTAATAGTCGTCAACCTTGACCAGCGGGTCGAGCAGCAGCCGGAGCGCGTCGGCAGCAGGCTCGCCGATCACGCCCTTGGCGCGGGTCCGCTTGGGCGCGGAGCCGAGCAGCACCGGGCGATACTCGGCCTGGATCGGCGGCAGGTCGTCGGCGCCCCGAAGCTGCGCGAGCTTTGCCACCTGCGCTGCCTGCGGCATCTCCGGACCTTGCAGCAGCAGGTCCATCAGCGGCCCGAGCTCCGTCCGCGGCGAGTTCTTGGCGAGCGCGAGTTCCGCCCTGGCGGTCAGGGTGAGCGGGGAGGGTGGAAGCGCGGCGATGCCCGCCTGTGCGCTCGCCCAGTCGCCCTGGCGGAGCGCGACGAACACGCCCTTCCAGTCCTTCGGCACGACCACCACCCGAACAGGGGGCGGCGGCGGCACCGGCGCCACCACCTGCGGCGGGGCCGACGACAGCTGCGCGTCGATGCCGGCGGGCGCGTCGGCGGGCGGGGTGGACTCCGCCGGCGGCAGCGCCGCGGGCTTGCGGACGACGGGCACGGCGCGGAGTGGCTTGTGGAGGATCGGCGGAGTCGTCGGCGCGGCTTTCGCGGCCGGGGGCGTCTCCGGCAGCGGCGCCAGCGGATCCGACTGGAGGACGGTGGCGGCGAGCAACAGGCTGATCAAGTCGGTTCACCCATGAGCAGAAGGAGGTCGGCCCAGGCCCGCGCCTTGTCCGCCGGCCGCTTGAGCAGCCATCGCGGGTGGAAGGTAACAACGGCCTGAACGCCCTTGATTCGGTGGATCTTGCCCCGCGCCTGCGCTACCGGGGCGCCGGTCAGGGCCCGCGCCGGCCCGTCGCCGAACAGGATCAGCCGCTTCGGGCCGACCAGTTCGACCTGGTGGAGGATGAGGTCGCGGCAGCGCGCGGCGGCGCCGGTGTCGAGCTTGCGCCCGACCAGCGGATAGCAGG
This window harbors:
- a CDS encoding lytic transglycosylase domain-containing protein; the protein is MISLLLAATVLQSDPLAPLPETPPAAKAAPTTPPILHKPLRAVPVVRKPAALPPAESTPPADAPAGIDAQLSSAPPQVVAPVPPPPPVRVVVVPKDWKGVFVALRQGDWASAQAGIAALPPSPLTLTARAELALAKNSPRTELGPLMDLLLQGPEMPQAAQVAKLAQLRGADDLPPIQAEYRPVLLGSAPKRTRAKGVIGEPAADALRLLLDPLVKVDDYYNAEQAYNAAMPTLSYEARAEASQRIAWIYYVIGQDAQAKRVADAGRYGATGEWGVQAAWVSGLASWRQNDCNSASLAFRDVARLSTDREMAAAGSYWASRSEMACRRPQAVEGLLKSAAASSESFYGLVARRTLGMATNLSPSTSQSNARVDNLPNVQRAVLLAGMGEYSLAEAHLRHQAMIGSPADQPALIAVAKRLNLPGAQFWLAHFGIPGAQVSPADRFPVPNWSPAGGWRIDPALAFAHARQETNFRYDAVSPANAVGLMQVLPSTAALLARRRGGSVGNLYDPATNIEFGQSWIEYMRTHSATGGQLPKVIASYNAGPLPVARWAVNDKGDPLLWMESVPYWETRYYVPAVMRNMWVYQGLEGSPTPSLTAVAEHKWPDFPNHR